In Bacteriovorax stolpii, a single genomic region encodes these proteins:
- a CDS encoding diphosphomevalonate/mevalonate 3,5-bisphosphate decarboxylase family protein: MEKLSVSWSSPSNIALVKYWGKIPHQIPCNPSVSFTLKNSLTIMDVEAEKTNAGEIQVDFFFEGKINEKFKSKIVKFLESERERFDWITNYKLTIKSENTFPHSSGIASSASSMSALCLSLLSLDEKITGVKTQTEDFYKEASDLSRRASGSAGRSVYPYLVSWGEIDSVVGSSNLFAAPVNKADIHPMFHDYCDSIMIVDAAEKSVSSRAGHSLMDSHPFRELRYKRAHENLEKLLSAMKEGKMEDFISIVEEDALMLHALMMTSTPSFILLKPMSLLLIEKIRDYRAKTNIPVCFTIDAGPNIHLLYPKAHETAVKEWLAMEFKDLRIIHDETGPGPVKIKD; encoded by the coding sequence TTGGAAAAATTAAGTGTCAGCTGGTCGTCTCCTTCAAATATTGCCCTGGTAAAATACTGGGGAAAGATCCCGCACCAGATTCCCTGCAATCCATCGGTGAGTTTTACTCTAAAGAACTCTCTAACCATAATGGATGTGGAAGCAGAAAAGACGAATGCAGGAGAGATACAAGTAGATTTCTTTTTTGAGGGAAAGATCAACGAGAAATTCAAATCAAAAATTGTAAAATTTCTAGAGTCTGAGCGCGAGCGCTTTGATTGGATCACAAATTATAAGCTGACAATTAAATCAGAGAATACATTTCCGCACTCATCAGGGATTGCCTCGTCGGCCTCTTCGATGTCAGCACTTTGTTTATCGCTTCTTTCTCTGGATGAAAAAATCACTGGCGTTAAGACGCAGACAGAAGACTTTTATAAAGAAGCTTCTGATCTTTCCCGCAGAGCTTCGGGCTCGGCCGGAAGATCTGTTTATCCCTATCTTGTAAGCTGGGGAGAAATCGACTCAGTTGTAGGATCTAGTAATCTTTTTGCTGCTCCAGTAAATAAGGCCGACATTCATCCAATGTTTCACGACTACTGCGACTCAATCATGATTGTGGATGCCGCTGAAAAATCAGTTTCAAGCCGCGCGGGGCACTCTTTAATGGATAGCCATCCTTTTAGAGAGCTTCGTTATAAGCGCGCTCACGAAAATTTAGAAAAACTTCTTTCGGCGATGAAAGAAGGGAAGATGGAAGATTTTATTTCTATCGTTGAAGAAGATGCACTCATGCTGCACGCACTGATGATGACATCGACTCCTAGTTTTATTTTACTAAAACCAATGTCGCTTTTGTTGATTGAGAAAATCAGGGACTACAGAGCAAAAACAAATATCCCGGTGTGTTTTACGATTGATGCCGGGCCAAACATCCACCTGCTATACCCAAAGGCCCACGAAACGGCCGTGAAGGAATGGCTAGCGATGGAGTTTAAGGATTTACGAATCATTCACGATGAAACAGGGCCAGGACCTGTGAAGATCAAGGATTAG
- a CDS encoding glycerol-3-phosphate dehydrogenase/oxidase: MKTTPVKDSYKTVIVGGGIVGAGIFRDLVLNGVETLLIDAGDFSSQTSERSSKMLHGGIRYLENMDFPLVFEALHEKNLWLKLTPHLTREVPFYMPVYKDSKRPLWMIRIGLFLYDLLSSFKNSPFSMKNRDECVRDIKGLNPEGLSGAGVYYDGIMDDAKITLEVIYDALNEPHAFAINHTKVTNVRKINSKNTLTLKDQLTGEEKNIIADQVVYALGPFTDSFLKQYSFYHWKDVLLPSKGSHIWIRSTDLPIAHPIVMTPQDEYGDRVIFVIPHGEKVLVGTTEVPNKDDLFHVKPTEEEIQYLLKNLNLYFPQSNLTKDKIIGSFAGIRPLVKEENTGGDRGKTSREHKVFQPASDTYVIAGGKYTTFRVMGREITQKICHRFHLSYNQDKTESPLRSPSVVGPFEWHLPSETELIHICEKEMPKTFEDLVVRRLSVLSRAIWKEKTKEDFDTYFNRHLKTLQRYLKISAEDIAKFN, translated from the coding sequence TTGAAAACAACGCCAGTAAAAGATTCTTATAAAACCGTCATCGTTGGCGGTGGGATTGTTGGCGCGGGGATTTTCCGCGACCTGGTTTTAAATGGCGTAGAAACGCTTTTAATCGATGCCGGGGACTTTTCATCCCAGACAAGTGAGCGCAGTTCAAAGATGCTTCACGGAGGCATCCGCTACCTGGAAAATATGGATTTCCCTCTGGTATTTGAGGCCCTGCATGAAAAAAACCTGTGGTTAAAACTCACACCTCACCTCACTCGCGAAGTTCCTTTTTATATGCCGGTCTATAAAGATTCAAAACGTCCACTTTGGATGATCAGAATCGGGCTTTTCCTCTACGATCTTCTCTCAAGCTTTAAGAACTCACCTTTTAGCATGAAAAATAGAGACGAATGTGTCAGGGATATTAAAGGCCTTAACCCTGAAGGACTTTCAGGTGCCGGCGTTTATTACGATGGGATCATGGACGACGCTAAAATCACTCTGGAAGTGATTTACGATGCACTCAATGAACCCCATGCCTTTGCCATAAACCATACAAAAGTCACCAACGTCAGAAAGATTAACAGCAAAAATACGCTCACACTCAAAGACCAGCTCACTGGCGAAGAAAAAAACATTATCGCTGATCAGGTCGTCTATGCACTTGGCCCTTTTACAGATTCGTTTTTAAAACAATATAGCTTTTATCACTGGAAAGATGTGCTTCTTCCTTCAAAAGGTTCACACATTTGGATTAGAAGCACTGATCTGCCAATCGCTCATCCAATAGTTATGACTCCTCAAGATGAATACGGAGACCGCGTGATTTTCGTTATTCCTCACGGCGAAAAAGTCCTGGTAGGAACAACAGAAGTTCCTAACAAAGATGACCTCTTCCATGTCAAACCGACGGAAGAAGAAATCCAATACCTGCTTAAAAATTTAAACCTGTACTTTCCTCAGTCCAACCTGACAAAAGATAAAATCATTGGAAGTTTTGCAGGAATCAGACCTCTGGTAAAAGAAGAAAACACCGGAGGAGACCGCGGAAAAACATCGCGCGAGCATAAAGTTTTTCAACCGGCCAGCGACACCTATGTGATCGCTGGAGGAAAATACACAACCTTCAGAGTGATGGGCAGAGAAATCACCCAGAAAATCTGTCATCGTTTTCATCTAAGCTACAATCAAGATAAAACAGAATCACCTCTGCGCAGCCCTTCTGTCGTTGGGCCTTTCGAGTGGCATTTGCCAAGTGAAACTGAACTAATTCATATCTGTGAAAAAGAAATGCCAAAGACGTTTGAAGATTTAGTTGTCAGAAGGCTCTCGGTTTTAAGCCGCGCGATCTGGAAAGAAAAAACCAAAGAAGATTTCGATACTTATTTCAATAGACATCTAAAAACTCTCCAGCGCTATCTAAAGATAAGCGCCGAAGATATTGCAAAATTTAATTAA
- a CDS encoding mevalonate kinase family protein, whose protein sequence is MSRTHTEKKFYSKVILFGEYSMIQHSMGLVIPYTLFDGKLTFRRDNSAIIDPELKAFSLYLKQLIESNQLNIQFDVTSFEFDISQGLYFDSTIPQGYGVGSSGALVAAVFDRYEQESHSNLDISKLKRIFAQMESHFHGASSGMDPLISYLNSPILIKNKNDLGPVTLPKFPKGKGGLFLLNTKRSRKTEPLVNLFLEKTTNARFNDICETQLKPITNNCIENFLAADMETLTENFKKLSEFQFEHLSPMIPKLYRDVWVEGIKGGDFALKLCGAGGGGFLMGITRDFQKAKQVLSAHEIRLLLSF, encoded by the coding sequence ATGAGCAGAACTCATACAGAAAAGAAATTTTACTCGAAGGTTATCCTCTTCGGCGAATACAGCATGATCCAGCACTCGATGGGACTGGTTATTCCTTATACGTTATTTGATGGAAAACTGACTTTTAGAAGAGACAACTCAGCTATCATTGATCCAGAACTTAAGGCCTTTTCTTTATACTTAAAACAATTAATCGAAAGCAATCAGTTGAACATTCAGTTTGATGTGACGTCTTTTGAATTTGATATTTCTCAAGGATTGTATTTTGATTCTACGATCCCACAAGGATATGGAGTCGGAAGCTCAGGAGCGCTGGTTGCAGCGGTTTTTGATCGTTATGAGCAGGAGAGCCACTCAAACCTGGATATCAGCAAGCTTAAGAGAATTTTTGCTCAAATGGAGTCACACTTTCACGGCGCGAGCTCTGGAATGGATCCGCTGATTAGTTATTTAAATTCACCTATCCTGATTAAAAATAAAAATGACTTAGGCCCGGTCACTCTTCCTAAATTCCCAAAAGGAAAAGGGGGGCTTTTCCTGCTTAATACAAAACGTTCAAGAAAAACGGAACCTCTGGTGAACCTCTTCCTTGAAAAAACGACCAATGCACGCTTTAACGATATCTGTGAGACTCAGTTAAAGCCAATCACCAACAACTGCATCGAAAATTTTCTCGCTGCTGACATGGAAACACTTACCGAGAACTTCAAAAAACTTTCAGAGTTCCAGTTTGAGCATCTTTCTCCGATGATTCCAAAGCTCTACCGCGACGTCTGGGTGGAAGGGATTAAAGGCGGGGATTTTGCGCTTAAATTATGTGGCGCCGGAGGTGGAGGGTTTCTTATGGGAATCACTCGTGATTTCCAGAAGGCAAAACAGGTCCTCTCGGCGCATGAAATTAGATTGCTTTTAAGTTTTTAA
- a CDS encoding enoyl-CoA hydratase/isomerase family protein, whose protein sequence is MKALTRIPIFSYNTIATTLLTDTKSLEIKFRKKFINLEALFEFESILAWCASHPEVQSLYITVYGDYFIQGIDPEEMKTMNEEKLKKITGKLSTISQSLFCLPQTVIMDVKQGTKGIGLELALAADIRLAAENAQFTFDHLSQGLTPVCGVFSYLAPYLNQNVVRSLILSGRTFDVNVMNTLGGWCDVGVHPKEILATIFAQAPVARMQAKRGLLGSNFTNDVNAKIEVERQIFNASVRTGDYTLEQPFMSHSEFKEKLQQEV, encoded by the coding sequence ATGAAAGCACTCACACGAATTCCTATTTTTAGTTACAACACCATTGCCACGACTCTATTGACTGACACCAAATCGCTGGAAATTAAATTCAGAAAGAAATTCATCAATCTTGAAGCGCTTTTTGAATTTGAATCTATTCTTGCCTGGTGTGCAAGTCATCCTGAAGTGCAGTCGCTTTACATCACTGTCTACGGTGATTATTTCATCCAGGGAATTGACCCGGAAGAAATGAAGACGATGAATGAAGAGAAACTAAAAAAGATCACAGGAAAGCTCTCAACAATCTCTCAATCACTTTTCTGCTTACCCCAGACTGTGATCATGGATGTGAAACAAGGAACAAAAGGCATTGGACTTGAGCTGGCCCTGGCCGCTGATATCCGCCTTGCTGCTGAAAACGCTCAATTTACTTTTGATCACCTTTCGCAAGGATTGACTCCGGTTTGCGGTGTCTTCTCTTACCTTGCTCCATACTTAAACCAGAATGTAGTGCGCTCGCTGATTTTAAGCGGAAGAACTTTTGATGTGAATGTTATGAATACACTGGGAGGCTGGTGTGACGTGGGCGTTCACCCGAAAGAAATCCTGGCCACTATCTTTGCTCAGGCACCGGTTGCCCGTATGCAGGCCAAGCGCGGTCTTCTAGGAAGCAACTTCACTAATGATGTGAACGCTAAGATTGAAGTTGAAAGGCAGATCTTCAATGCGTCAGTGAGAACTGGGGACTACACATTGGAGCAGCCTTTTATGAGCCACTCTGAGTTTAAAGAAAAATTACAACAAGAAGTTTAA
- a CDS encoding GYDIA family GHMP kinase, producing MNQINLNQINNELKKNCPEKDQYYFGHGKLLLTGEYFVLDGALSLALPTKVGQSLSVKYNQSFSPSLNWKSYDVNGNIWFDSTFEFWHFKCTDENPSEEALFLQKILQQVRKQNPHFLRDNVDVKVETRLGFPLTWGLGSSSSLIYNIAQWAYISPFELLFKTHGGSGYDIACAQSDGPIAYKKVSSGPNWSPIYFNPSFKQNLYFVYLGKKQNSREAIKEYTKKRPVDSAMISKITELTQEFINASTLKQFQSLMVSHEELVSQTIDQQTVKAALFADFPGAVKSLGAWGGDFVLVATENDFDFIRSYFAGKGLDTVYRYSDLISDPIEAESKDAVKMGFSNHLLH from the coding sequence ATGAATCAAATTAACCTTAACCAGATTAATAACGAACTTAAGAAAAATTGCCCGGAAAAAGACCAGTATTACTTCGGTCACGGCAAACTTCTTCTGACAGGCGAGTACTTCGTCTTAGATGGTGCCCTATCTCTTGCTTTACCGACAAAAGTTGGTCAGTCCCTTTCAGTAAAATACAATCAATCATTTTCACCGTCGCTTAATTGGAAATCATACGATGTGAACGGCAACATCTGGTTTGACAGCACATTTGAGTTCTGGCACTTCAAGTGCACTGATGAGAATCCATCAGAAGAAGCTCTTTTCCTGCAAAAAATCCTTCAGCAGGTGAGAAAACAAAACCCTCATTTCTTAAGAGACAATGTCGATGTAAAAGTTGAAACTCGCCTGGGATTCCCATTAACGTGGGGACTGGGAAGCTCTTCTTCACTTATCTATAATATCGCTCAATGGGCCTATATCTCGCCGTTTGAGCTTTTATTTAAAACTCATGGCGGTTCTGGCTATGACATCGCGTGCGCGCAGTCTGACGGGCCGATTGCTTATAAGAAAGTTTCAAGCGGGCCTAACTGGTCGCCGATTTATTTCAACCCAAGTTTTAAACAAAATCTTTATTTTGTTTACCTGGGAAAAAAGCAAAACTCTCGCGAGGCCATCAAAGAATACACTAAGAAAAGACCGGTTGATTCGGCCATGATCTCTAAGATCACCGAGCTGACTCAGGAATTTATCAATGCTTCAACCTTAAAACAATTCCAGTCGCTGATGGTGTCGCATGAAGAGCTTGTCTCTCAGACGATTGACCAGCAGACGGTTAAAGCAGCGCTTTTTGCTGATTTCCCGGGAGCTGTTAAGTCTCTGGGCGCATGGGGTGGAGACTTCGTTTTAGTGGCCACAGAAAACGATTTTGACTTCATAAGAAGTTATTTTGCCGGCAAAGGACTGGACACAGTTTATAGATACAGTGACTTGATTTCTGATCCAATTGAAGCTGAGTCTAAAGATGCAGTGAAGATGGGCTTCTCAAACCATCTGCTTCACTAA
- a CDS encoding outer membrane beta-barrel protein encodes MKRSLYFVLPAVFAFNVTNVSALEIDEKLTLRFLKVSSSKKTVLVNRGGEDGLVVGDHAKFFITAGVVARGVAEKVSPSRSVWSLYRIVDPNEITQDKVLNLKIATPVKITDDPSKSLKEEPIPGGTETMNVEDNSADGAASEEIVVSDADKDELKGLGLEEDMSVGTTKSVPSKTASSSKKTSSAPVIEESAPVYSSNTSKTWEAWGTLYVNSLSGTVESDTTTSSSTAASGSTIDFSAGIEKYFLTSSSFFKEFSLSLFAHKRTIETGDDVKSTSDWFEYGVGANYHFYNSAASVNKLIGYGALTAGKGSASVKSVSTTGGVATENTTDGTNTFFSVGVGAKYILNNGFGVRAILDYYHSSEEFEFDDGAGGTFVSTRTLAGPRVQFGLSYRF; translated from the coding sequence ATGAAAAGATCATTATATTTTGTTTTGCCTGCCGTTTTCGCTTTCAATGTCACTAACGTCAGCGCTTTAGAAATCGATGAAAAATTAACTCTTCGTTTTTTGAAAGTTTCATCAAGTAAAAAAACAGTACTCGTTAACCGCGGTGGAGAAGATGGTTTAGTGGTCGGAGATCACGCCAAGTTTTTTATCACAGCTGGTGTTGTGGCCCGTGGAGTGGCCGAAAAAGTTTCTCCTTCAAGATCGGTCTGGTCGCTTTATAGAATTGTTGATCCAAATGAGATCACTCAGGATAAAGTACTTAACCTGAAGATCGCTACGCCGGTAAAAATCACAGATGATCCAAGTAAAAGTTTAAAAGAAGAGCCGATCCCTGGTGGCACTGAAACGATGAATGTTGAAGACAATTCAGCAGACGGCGCTGCAAGTGAAGAAATCGTAGTAAGCGATGCTGATAAAGACGAACTAAAAGGCCTGGGACTGGAAGAAGATATGTCAGTGGGCACGACAAAGTCAGTGCCTTCTAAGACGGCAAGCAGCTCTAAGAAAACAAGTTCAGCTCCAGTGATTGAAGAATCAGCTCCTGTCTACTCGTCAAATACGTCAAAGACTTGGGAGGCCTGGGGAACTTTATATGTGAATTCTCTCTCTGGCACGGTTGAAAGTGATACGACGACATCATCTTCTACTGCAGCCTCAGGATCAACAATTGATTTCTCCGCTGGGATTGAAAAATATTTTTTAACTTCATCAAGCTTTTTTAAAGAGTTTTCTCTTTCACTTTTTGCACACAAGAGAACTATTGAAACTGGTGACGATGTTAAATCGACGAGTGATTGGTTTGAATATGGGGTAGGAGCGAACTACCATTTTTATAATTCAGCGGCTTCAGTCAACAAACTTATCGGTTACGGGGCCTTAACGGCAGGAAAAGGAAGCGCTTCCGTTAAGTCGGTATCGACAACTGGAGGAGTGGCGACTGAAAACACAACTGATGGGACAAATACATTTTTCTCAGTTGGAGTGGGTGCAAAATACATCCTTAATAATGGTTTTGGTGTAAGAGCAATCCTGGATTATTACCATTCATCAGAAGAGTTTGAATTTGATGACGGAGCTGGCGGAACTTTTGTTTCAACAAGAACTCTGGCAGGTCCTCGTGTTCAGTTTGGGCTCTCTTACCGTTTCTAA
- the trxB gene encoding thioredoxin-disulfide reductase, whose translation MTTIAHRQVIIVGSGPAGYTAALYSSRAGLNPLVIEGHEPGGQLTTTTDVENFPGFPEGVMGPDLMANMKKQTLRFGTEYLSAKVTSVDLSKRPFHVKCDNGAEFMAETLIISTGASAKYLGLKNEMELIGKGVSACATCDGFFYRNRVVHVVGGGDTALEEANFLTRFAEKVYLIHRKDQFRASKPMQERTFKNPKIEVVWNTEVKEILFNETGVTGLKVINNKTNEITERKTDGFFLGIGHEPNTKFLNGQLELDDHGYIKTQGFHPDTSVAGVFACGDVQDPYYRQAISAAGSGCTAAIRAERFLEAEHDKKNQ comes from the coding sequence ATGACAACAATCGCTCACAGACAAGTTATCATCGTGGGTTCTGGACCTGCTGGATATACAGCGGCCCTTTACTCATCACGCGCTGGTCTTAACCCTCTCGTTATCGAAGGCCATGAGCCAGGCGGACAATTAACAACAACAACTGACGTAGAAAACTTCCCGGGATTTCCTGAAGGAGTTATGGGCCCTGATCTAATGGCCAACATGAAAAAACAAACTCTACGTTTTGGAACTGAATACCTTTCAGCAAAAGTAACAAGTGTCGATCTTTCAAAAAGACCATTCCATGTAAAGTGCGACAACGGCGCTGAATTCATGGCCGAAACTCTGATCATTTCAACTGGTGCTTCAGCAAAATACCTGGGCCTTAAAAATGAAATGGAACTTATCGGTAAAGGTGTTTCAGCATGTGCTACTTGCGATGGATTTTTCTACCGCAACAGAGTTGTTCACGTTGTAGGTGGTGGTGACACTGCTCTTGAAGAGGCAAACTTCCTGACTCGTTTTGCAGAGAAAGTTTACCTGATTCACAGAAAAGACCAATTCCGTGCAAGTAAACCAATGCAAGAGCGCACTTTCAAAAACCCAAAGATTGAAGTGGTGTGGAACACAGAAGTAAAAGAAATTCTTTTCAATGAAACTGGGGTTACAGGTCTTAAAGTTATTAACAATAAGACAAATGAAATCACAGAAAGAAAAACTGACGGGTTCTTCCTTGGAATCGGTCACGAGCCAAATACAAAATTCTTAAACGGCCAGCTTGAACTTGATGACCACGGGTATATCAAAACTCAGGGCTTCCACCCGGATACATCAGTTGCCGGTGTATTTGCTTGTGGTGACGTTCAAGATCCATACTACCGCCAGGCCATCTCGGCGGCAGGTTCAGGATGTACAGCTGCTATCCGCGCTGAAAGATTCCTGGAAGCAGAACACGACAAAAAGAATCAATAA
- the secA gene encoding preprotein translocase subunit SecA, producing MFNPLQMIFGTKYDRDLKKLKPIVEVINSLEPKMQQLSDEELKAQTPKLRAMLESGKTTADILPEAFATIREASKRVLGMRHFDVQLMGGIALFNGGIAEMKTGEGKTLTATAPLYLVALEGKGAHVVTVNDYLARRDSEEMGVLYKWLGLSVGVILSQMSDEDRQVAYKCDITYGTNNEFAFDYLRDNMKFSLEEYVQRDHHFCIVDEVDSILIDEARTPLLISGPSEGDPSLYYVANDVIPKLKKDVHFTVDEKARSAMFTEEGVIRVQELLKIENLYNIEHSNLLHHLNQSLKAHALFKLDVDYVNRDGQIIIVDEFTGRLKEGSRWSDGLHQSVEAKEGVKIKSENQTLASITFQNYFKLYKKLSGMTGTADTEAEEFMKIYNLDVVVIPTNLPMARIDEADIIYKNRAAKYKAVAELIKTLHAKGQPVLVGTIAIETSELISSYLRQEGIPHEVLNAKQHEREAEIIKNAGQPGAVTIATNMAGRGTDIKLTPETKAAGGLYILGTERHESRRIDNQLRGRSGRQGDPGNSKFFLSLEDDLMRIFGSDKISGLMNTLGMKEDEPIEHKMISNAIAKAQKKVEAHNFDIRKHLLEYDNVMNEQRRIIYKIRRDILNDQDNNGFVQEMVEDVAVELLENYRPEKKAPLDSWDWEEMKKGFKSTFNTDHEISYQECIQNFDGEVERYFGATANSVLEKKFSQYEPEQVTYALREILLSAFDQHWKDHLLNMDHAKEGINLRAYAQKDPLTEYKKESFMLFDAMKVQVKKSIVANLFTVRLYTKAEIEELQKRHQEELEAQLEAHRRALEAETVKEEAKLIKRSNPKVGRNDPCPCGSGKKYKQCHGTEA from the coding sequence ATGTTCAATCCATTGCAAATGATTTTCGGGACAAAATACGACCGAGATCTAAAAAAACTTAAACCAATTGTTGAAGTGATCAATTCACTTGAACCAAAAATGCAGCAATTATCTGACGAAGAACTTAAAGCTCAAACGCCAAAACTAAGAGCAATGCTTGAGTCAGGAAAAACGACAGCGGATATCCTTCCTGAAGCGTTTGCCACAATCAGAGAAGCTTCTAAGCGTGTCCTTGGAATGAGACACTTCGACGTGCAGTTAATGGGTGGTATTGCTCTATTTAACGGTGGTATTGCGGAAATGAAGACCGGAGAAGGTAAAACTCTTACGGCAACAGCTCCTCTGTATCTTGTGGCCCTTGAAGGAAAAGGCGCTCACGTCGTAACAGTTAACGACTACCTTGCTCGCCGTGACTCGGAAGAAATGGGTGTTTTATACAAGTGGCTAGGACTAAGTGTTGGTGTAATCCTTTCACAAATGTCGGATGAAGACCGCCAGGTTGCCTACAAATGCGACATCACTTACGGAACAAACAACGAGTTTGCTTTCGACTACCTTCGCGACAACATGAAATTCTCTCTGGAAGAATACGTTCAAAGAGACCACCACTTCTGTATCGTGGATGAGGTTGACTCGATTCTAATCGATGAAGCGAGAACTCCACTTTTAATTTCTGGTCCATCAGAAGGTGACCCTTCACTTTACTACGTCGCTAATGACGTTATTCCAAAACTAAAAAAAGATGTTCACTTTACAGTGGATGAAAAGGCCCGCTCAGCAATGTTCACTGAAGAAGGGGTTATCCGCGTTCAGGAACTTTTAAAAATTGAAAACCTTTACAACATTGAGCACTCTAACCTGCTTCACCATTTAAACCAGTCACTAAAAGCTCACGCGCTTTTCAAGCTGGATGTTGACTACGTTAACCGCGACGGTCAAATCATCATCGTAGATGAGTTCACAGGACGTCTAAAAGAAGGATCGCGCTGGTCTGATGGTCTTCACCAGTCAGTTGAAGCGAAAGAAGGTGTAAAGATCAAGTCTGAGAACCAGACACTTGCTTCGATCACTTTCCAGAACTACTTCAAACTCTATAAAAAGCTCTCTGGTATGACGGGTACTGCGGATACAGAAGCTGAAGAGTTTATGAAAATCTACAACCTTGATGTTGTGGTTATTCCTACAAACCTTCCAATGGCCCGTATCGATGAAGCGGATATCATCTACAAAAACCGCGCGGCTAAGTACAAAGCAGTGGCTGAGTTGATTAAAACTCTTCACGCTAAAGGGCAGCCGGTGCTAGTTGGGACAATCGCAATTGAAACATCTGAGCTTATCTCTAGCTACCTTCGCCAGGAAGGCATTCCTCACGAAGTTCTAAACGCTAAACAACACGAAAGAGAAGCTGAGATCATTAAAAACGCTGGTCAACCTGGTGCGGTTACGATTGCTACCAACATGGCCGGTCGTGGTACCGACATTAAACTGACTCCGGAAACAAAAGCGGCCGGTGGTCTTTACATCCTTGGTACTGAAAGACACGAATCACGTCGTATCGACAACCAGCTTCGCGGTCGTTCGGGACGTCAAGGTGACCCGGGGAATTCAAAGTTCTTCCTTTCACTTGAAGATGACCTGATGAGAATCTTTGGTTCTGATAAAATTTCAGGATTAATGAATACACTGGGAATGAAAGAAGATGAGCCAATCGAACACAAAATGATTTCAAACGCGATCGCTAAGGCGCAAAAGAAAGTTGAAGCTCATAACTTCGATATCAGAAAGCACCTTCTTGAATACGATAACGTTATGAACGAGCAACGTCGTATTATTTACAAAATCCGCCGTGATATCTTAAACGACCAGGACAACAATGGTTTCGTGCAAGAGATGGTTGAGGATGTTGCCGTTGAATTACTGGAAAACTACCGCCCGGAAAAGAAAGCTCCACTTGATTCATGGGACTGGGAAGAAATGAAAAAAGGATTTAAGTCAACTTTCAACACTGACCATGAGATCTCTTATCAAGAATGTATCCAAAACTTTGATGGCGAAGTTGAGCGCTACTTCGGGGCAACGGCCAACAGCGTACTAGAGAAGAAATTCTCGCAATACGAGCCTGAGCAAGTGACTTATGCTCTAAGAGAAATCCTGCTTTCTGCGTTTGATCAACACTGGAAAGATCACCTTCTGAATATGGACCATGCAAAAGAAGGGATCAACCTGCGCGCTTACGCTCAAAAAGACCCTCTGACAGAGTACAAAAAAGAATCGTTCATGCTTTTTGATGCAATGAAAGTTCAGGTTAAAAAATCTATTGTAGCTAACCTATTTACTGTTAGACTTTATACTAAGGCCGAGATTGAAGAACTTCAAAAGAGACATCAAGAAGAACTAGAAGCTCAACTTGAGGCCCACAGACGCGCCTTAGAAGCTGAAACTGTAAAAGAAGAAGCAAAGCTGATCAAAAGATCAAACCCTAAAGTGGGTAGAAACGATCCTTGTCCATGTGGATCAGGGAAAAAATACAAGCAATGTCACGGGACAGAAGCTTAA